The genomic segment CTCGATCCGGCCACCGGCCGGGGCGATCTCCTCGACCGGCTCAGGCTCAGGCGCGGGCTTCGGTGCGGGCTCGGGTACCGGCTCGGGCTTGACCTCGGGCTTTTCCGGCGCTTCGGTCTCGTCGGGCAGGACGACGTCGACGATCCCGCGCCGCGGTGCGTCCCGCGGTACCGAAGCGTCGTCCCCGACGCCCGGCTGGCCGTCGACCTCGGTGCGCTCCCCCGCCGGGTGCACGGGTTCCTCGGTCTTCTCCCCACCCGGCGCCAGCGCGATACCGCCGCCCGCCTGGTACCCGCCCCCCTTGGGCTTGACCTCTTCGGCCTTCTCCGCCGCCCGGTCCGCGGCCAGGCTGATCTTGCGCTTGCGCGCGATGACCAGCCCCGCGACCAGGGCGACCACCAGCACCACGACGGCTACGACGATGATCCAGAACCAGAGGTTGCTCGACACGCGGCCATCCTCGCATCCGGCGCCGGTCCGGCTGATCTGCCCCCGCACCCAGGGCAAACATCCACCGAGGTGAACTCGGTTTGGACAAGAAGCAACGATTCCGCTTGCGTCCCGCCCTCGCCAAGGACTAGACCACCTCTCCGTGACTGCTCGTTCTGGCGAGCCCCTCACCGTCGTGGGGCTCATCTCGGGCACGTCGATCGATGGCATCGACGTGGCCGCCGCCCGGTTGTCCGCCGAGGGCGGCGAGGTGGTGCTGACCCCACTCGCCGAGGCGGAACTCCCGTACCCGGACGAACTGCGCGAGCGGCTGCTCGCCGCGCTGCCGCCGAACCCGTGCACCGCCGAGGAACTGACCCGGCTGGACACCCTCGTCGGCCAGTCGTTCGGCGAAGCGGCCGCCACCGGCGTCGACCTGGCCGGTGGTGCCGACCTGATCGCGTCGCTCGGGCAGACGGTGTTCCACTGGGTCGAGGACGGCCGCGCCCGCGGCACCCTGCAACTAGGGCAACCCGCCTGGATCGCCGAACGCACCGGCTTGCCGGTGGTGGCCGACCTGCGGGCCCGCGACGTCGCGGCCGGCGGGCACGGCGCACCGCTGGCCAGCACGCTCGACCAGCTGTGGTTGCGCGGGCTCGCCGAGGAGACCGGCGCGCCCGCGGTGGGGCTGAACATCGGTGGCATCGCGAACATCACCGTGGTCCGCGCGGGTGCCGACGCCGTGGCCTACGACACCGGTCCGGGGAACGCGCTGCTCGACGTGGCCGCGCACGACATCACCGGAGGCAGGCAGCGCAGCGACCTCGGTGGCGCGCTCGCCGCGGCCGGACGGGTCCACTCCGGACTGCTGGAACGCCTGCTGGCCGATCCGTACTACACCGCGCCGCCACCGAAAAGCACCGGCAAAGAGCACTTCCACCGCGATTACCTGCGTACGCAGATGAGCGGGCTCGAACTCGCCGGAGAAGACCTGCTCGCCACCCTGACCGAACTGACCGCCGTCACCGTCGCCGCCGAATGCGCCCGCCACGGCGCGGGCACGGTGGTCGCTTCCGGTGGCGGCGTGGAAAACCCGGTGCTGATGCACGCACTCCGCACGCGCCTGACCGGGACCGCGTTGCGCACCAGCGACGACCTCGGCCTGCCACGAGCGGCGAAAGAGGCCTACCTGACCGCGTTGCTGGGCTGGCTGACCTGGCACGGGCAACCGGCCAGCCTGCCGAGCGCCACCGGCGCCGCCGGGCCGCGGCTGCTCGGCAGCATCACCCCCGGCGCGCACCCGGCGGTGCTCCCGTCCCCCTTGCCCGCGGCCATTACCCGTCTGCGTATGGCGCCCCGGGGAAAAACACGGTAGGAGATGTCAATGCGTGCAGTCGACCTCGCGATAATCGCGATCTTTCTGGTGGGGATGCCGGTACTCGGCATCGTGATCGGCGGCCGGCAGAAGTCCGGTAACGACTATTTCGTCGGCGAGGGCAAGATCTCGTGGTGGGTGGCGTGCCTTTCGGTGGTGTCGGCGGAAACGTCGACGCTGACCGTGCTCTCGGTGCCCACGGTCGCCTACATAGCCACGCCCGGTGCGGGCGGGATGACCTATCTGTCACTGGCGATCGGCTACATCCTCGGCCGCATCGTGGTTTCGTTCGTGTTGTTGCCGCGGTACGTGGCCGGCAACCTGGTGACCGCGTACGCCTTCCTGGGCAAGCGGTTCGGCAGCGGGCTGCAGGGCACCGCCTCGGTGACCTTCCTGCTCACCCGCACCGCGGCCGACGGGATCCGGCTGTTCGCCACGGCGATTCCGGTCAAGGTGGTGCTCGGCGCGTACGGCCTGACCGTGTCGTACTGGGCGATCGTGGTCGCGCTGGGCATCGCGATGGTGATCTACAGCTTCTTCGGCGGCGTGCGGGCCGTGGTCTGGGTCGACGCGATCCAGATGCTCTGGTACGTCCTCGGCGGTGTCGTGGTGATCTGGGTGCTGGCGGCGAACCTGCCCGACGGCTGGTTCTCGAAGGCGGTCGACGCGAACAAGTTCCAGCTGCTCGACTTCTCGTCGAACCCGCTGACCGGGCAGTACGCGATCATCACCGCGGTGATCGGTGGCGCGGTGCTGTCGATGGCCTCGCACGGTTCGGACCAGCTGATCGTGCAGCGGCTGCAGGCCACCAACGACCTGCGCGCGGCGCAGAAGGCGCTGATCGCCTCCGGTGTGGTGGTGTTCCTGCAGTTCGCGCTGTTCCTGTTCATCGGCGTGATGCTGTGGGCGTTCTACAACGGACTGGACCCGGTCAAGCAGCTGGGGCTCAACACCAATGACGAACTGTTCGCCAACTTCATCGTGACCGAACTGCCGAGCGGCTTGTCCGGTTTCGTGATCGCCGGAATCCTCGCCGCCGCACTGAGTTCCTCACTCGGCGCGCTGGCGTCCTCGACGGTGACCGACGTGTACGAGCGGGTGATCGGCAGGCAACTGTCCGATGTGGACCGATTGAAGCAGGGGCGCATCTGGACGGTCATCTGGGCCGGCATCCTGATCGTGTTCGCCGGTTTCTTCGCCTCGTTCACCTCGACCAGCGACCCGATCGTCGTGCAGGCACTGGGCATCACCGGCTACACC from the Amycolatopsis magusensis genome contains:
- a CDS encoding anhydro-N-acetylmuramic acid kinase; its protein translation is MTARSGEPLTVVGLISGTSIDGIDVAAARLSAEGGEVVLTPLAEAELPYPDELRERLLAALPPNPCTAEELTRLDTLVGQSFGEAAATGVDLAGGADLIASLGQTVFHWVEDGRARGTLQLGQPAWIAERTGLPVVADLRARDVAAGGHGAPLASTLDQLWLRGLAEETGAPAVGLNIGGIANITVVRAGADAVAYDTGPGNALLDVAAHDITGGRQRSDLGGALAAAGRVHSGLLERLLADPYYTAPPPKSTGKEHFHRDYLRTQMSGLELAGEDLLATLTELTAVTVAAECARHGAGTVVASGGGVENPVLMHALRTRLTGTALRTSDDLGLPRAAKEAYLTALLGWLTWHGQPASLPSATGAAGPRLLGSITPGAHPAVLPSPLPAAITRLRMAPRGKTR
- a CDS encoding sodium:solute symporter produces the protein MRAVDLAIIAIFLVGMPVLGIVIGGRQKSGNDYFVGEGKISWWVACLSVVSAETSTLTVLSVPTVAYIATPGAGGMTYLSLAIGYILGRIVVSFVLLPRYVAGNLVTAYAFLGKRFGSGLQGTASVTFLLTRTAADGIRLFATAIPVKVVLGAYGLTVSYWAIVVALGIAMVIYSFFGGVRAVVWVDAIQMLWYVLGGVVVIWVLAANLPDGWFSKAVDANKFQLLDFSSNPLTGQYAIITAVIGGAVLSMASHGSDQLIVQRLQATNDLRAAQKALIASGVVVFLQFALFLFIGVMLWAFYNGLDPVKQLGLNTNDELFANFIVTELPSGLSGFVIAGILAAALSSSLGALASSTVTDVYERVIGRQLSDVDRLKQGRIWTVIWAGILIVFAGFFASFTSTSDPIVVQALGITGYTYGALLGAFLLGLLFKKARQPDAIAAFVVTVVVMAFVILGVKFDKASGTLLGIDFSKAAGNNVALAFPWYTLAGVIITLVVGGLLSLRHATPDPKATEATSAKEPV